ATGATAGAGCCTCAAGGGGTGCTGTTTCCAATGCCGATTTTTGACCTTTGGGTGGTTGACGTGAAGAAGAATTAAGTGATTCATCAAATTGATTTGAAAACAAGAAAGAGAATACAACTCgtccacccccccccccatccACTCTCTCTGTTGTTGTTTTTTCTTGCTCCTGCTATCAGAGTAGCTCGAACAATCTTATCCGGAAGAGATAGGTAGCTCAAAGACAGCCAAGGAATCTAGACCAGGACTGCCGGAGTGGTGGATCGATGTTTGGACGGATCTCTGCGGATTGAACCGAACATCTCGCATTGGAGCGGATGGAGCCGCGGATTGGGGGGGGGGATGCCATTATCAGCCTAATTTGTGTAATCCTTTTAACTACACCGCATACCTAACAGATCACAGGGAAGTGTTTGCCTGATACGATCCAGTAATGTTAAAGATTTGgataaggtacctacctatgCTGAAGGAAATGGTAGATCTGTCGTTCGTGAGCGTGAAGTGTATGTAGGCCATGGATCATGAAATCAGAGCCCCCCAATTTGACGCGATATCCGTCTCTCGTCTAGTTACTGGAGCCTGGCGCCTATGGGATCAGTTGTATGGGAGTCTTCCCCATGTTTGTATTGTAGATTGAGGGGAGCGGGTAAGGCTGACGGATTGGTGCGGATGCCGCATGCGAACCCCCGTCCTCCTCTCTGCCAACATGTATCGGTTCTGCACCGCTTCGGTTTCAGGCTGTAGCTCCTTTACGGGATGCACGTGTGCACGTTATTTTACAGAATAGCTTACATTCAGTCTGGGCTCACAAAACCGCGGATGAGGTGGAGGAACCCGGGGCGTGCCGGGGTAGAGGAAAACGCGGGGAAGAAGCGGGATGGTGTTTCTCGGCGATACTTCGTGTGGAGTCCGGGATTGTTCGTTTGCGGGCTGACGCATGGTGAAGAAGGGGGCTTCGGATGAGATGGCTCGGGGTAGATCTGGGGTTTCGGGGTTGGCTGCTTTTCTGTTTTTGCTTTGGTCGCTCTTTGTTTCTTTGTATCTGCTGCCGTTGTTAGGGGACGGGACATCATCGGGTTCGCAGCCGGGGAGGTGTAAGTTTGGTAGATGTAGCTCGGGAGTGTACCGGCGGGTTCCCGGATTTTGTTCCGAGTAAGGTTGGGTGATGGAAAGGTGTCCATCTTGATAGACCATTCAAATTGAGAGTAAAGGTGAGTTTCTAAGTGATGTGTTTCTCTGCCGGGTTTGTGAGGTCCAGCTGGGTTGAGCACATGGTAGTAAATGCTCGTTGACCAGGGCTAGCTTGCTTGTGTTATCAAGGTATCAGGCATATTgtaaagtatttaactagGTTTCCCCACGAGGATTCATCTGCCTGCGCTTTATGATCTCCATAGACCTAAAGATAATTCTCCATGGGGGGCCAAACGTTCAGATGGTGATTTCGGGATGGGACATTCAAACTGCTCTCTTATATCTTATATATCACAGAGCATGATCAATGGACCGTTATCTGTTGGCCTGTCACTTTCAAGACCCGGTTTATCAAAGATTGTAAAATCAACCTGAACCTTCTCCTTTCCTTTATCAACTTGGGAAAAAAAAGCAGAGAAACCTCACTTTACTTGTAATCTTCCACGTCAGGTCTATAAAGAGAATCTCTGTACTTCAGCGGTTGTTTTCCAGAACACTATAATCTCAAGGGCCTCTTTAGCGTTAACCTGTGGCGGAATCAAGCTTATGGGGCATGATGAATTGGTGTTTAATGTCTTATAGCAAGGCATCATGCGCAATCTCTCTCACAGATGTGTGCTTGAAGTTGAGGTTGGAAGCTGGAAGTCAAAGATCGAGAGACTCTAGGTTCCATCTGCTTCGTCTCATCATCAGGCGAATACGTCGATAAGAATGACTTGCAGTTAAGAATGAAGGATTAAAAAGGAGGTGAAGCTGTCTTGAATAAGGTGGAAAATAAGGTCACCTGGGCGAACATTCACTCTGCCAACAAGCTATGGCTTTGGCCAGGCCATCCTACCAATCCCCAGGAAGTGAGTGCATGTCAACCCCAGCCTTGGGGACCGTGGCAAGCCTTTTTGTATGACGCGAATGATTGGTAAGTAGAGTCTGAACATTCGCTCAACGATTTCAGACCTtgaggtacttagtataaaggtCGTTGCCAATAAATACGCCTTCACAAATGTACGCCAGCCCCGTGTGAAGTCGAAGTTGTCAGCACATGGTTATACTAGGGAAGGCGTTGGGAAAAAATGTTTTCTATGACTTTCCGTCAATGTGTCACTTTCTCTTTGGCAGAATGGAACCACCATGTCAACACTTAAAATTGTTCCGTTTGCGTCCGCACTTATCTGTTCTACGAATATAAAGCAAACCTGGTTAAGGAGTAGTGCTAGAATTCTTCTTCCTAAGAGGATGCTGTCGAAGCATCATGCTCTTGCCATGACGGTCGCAGGAATGCGATCAAGACTGACCATTCTGTTAGATTCCTTAAATATGGCTAGTAGGAAAGGGTTTCATTCATACATAGGTCTAGTATGCCGTGAATGAATCCGGCAGTGAACCATGCCTTTGAGCGCTGTTCGCGGCATCACGTGGTAATACTCGATAATTGAGAGGAGAGGCCGAACGTTAGCCTGTGAGCGTGATAGTCTTTCTTGAGTAGGTCCTTGGGATAGGGGTCTTGGGTTTATGCTATCTTGCCTTGATAAGACTTCGAGACTAACGACTatgaggtttattatatgtTATTGCTTttgttatttaaagtattaataccgaAGAATATCTAGGGGAAAGATGAGTAGAATAAGGAGGAAAGATATGTAGAAAGAACTTAGTGACTTTGTCTGAAGTTATAGCTCAGAAGCTATGTAGACCTTTGTTTCTATTGTTAGCAGAAGAGCATTCATCTTATCTCTAGTGTTCTAAGGATACCTCATACACTAAGGAAATCGTTCTCGCAGCGTTCTCGCAGCCTAGGCCCGCCATCGGCAGTGGCTGCCAGATTTCGAGAAGGCCCACACACGTCGACAGCCTCATCCCCCCTTCGCTCCTTCCCTCCCCAGCACCCCTCGCGTCAAACCCAGGCAGGAAGTTGGCTTATATTCAGGTCCAGGTCGTCAATCATCAACCAAGCCCAATCGATCCCCATGGTCGAGCGGTATAACGCCCTGGTCCGTTAGTAAAGAACTTGGTATGAAATCTCGAGAAGTCAACGGATGGAGGATTTCGTAGGGGCGCAGTTCGATTTACGAACTGCGCACCCGAGCTTTTGCTTTTTCTACCCTCTTGCCCATTTTGATGTCTCCCATTCCGCGAATGCAACTGACTAGGCAGCTTCTAATTGACCCGGAAATTACCTGACCGGGGTCGAGCATCCTTTTGACGATATTGGGAGCAGCTGTTCAAGGAAAGAAGCTGACGATCAATGTTGTTCACCGCATGGCATTATCTTCGTCTACTGTACTACGACTACACGATTCCGTAGGCATCCTCTTCCATCACAGCTTGGTAGCGCCAGCATTGCCATCCACCTCACCAAACAGCGTCATGAAGGCACCGTGGACCTCGTCAGTCAAGTCGCTCGCCTGCAAGCTGCGGCCCTTCTTCAGGAAAGCACGCCTGGAGCATTCCTATAAGCAATCAGTCAGCCACTAATTCATCCATCATCTCAGCAACGAACACCCAACTTACCCTCGTGATAGCGCTTCCTCCAAAAGCAGCAAGCCTAACCAACTCATCCTGCTTGATCGTTTCGCCGCCCCTATCCCACAACCCCTCAAGATACGCATGCCTCCACCCCAAAAACGTCGCTATCGACCCCGTAAGCGTATCTCCCTGCCCGCCACTCCTCTTCAACCCGCCCTGCAGATCAACAACCAACGTATCCCTCCCATTCGAAATAAAGTCCTTGGCCCCCTTCTGCACAATAGTCACCCCCTCCAACGCCCTCGCCAGCGCCTCGACCTTGGccgtctccttctcctccccaCCACCACCCGCCTGCTCTTTCACCTTCCCCTCATCGACCTCGAGCGCCTTACAAAGCCGCGAGAACTCGACAACGTTGGGCGTCAACACGGCCAgctcgtagccctttaccaGCCCGGGATCCTTCTGCACGACGAGCAGCGCGTCGGCGTCGAGGACCAGCGGGATCGAGCGCTCGCGGGCGGCGCGGATGACGCGCGCGACGGTCTCCTGCATCAGCGGGTCGCGGCCGAGTCCGGGCCCGATGACGAGAACGTGTAGGCGGGCGAGCATGTCGATGATGGGACCCGATATCTTCTCCGAGTCCGTTGCTGCGGCTTCCGCCGCGTCTGATGGGGTTTGGCGCATGAGGGGGTGGACCATCAGGTTTGGCGAGTATGTTTTGATCACTGAAGCCGCGCCGGGGGTGCAGATTACGTGGGACTGTGGTTCCAGTTCTCAGCTCAGCACATCATGAGGCATCCCGCGTTGCCCTGATGAAGCCGGGACGTGAGAGACCGGGGCCGGACAAGACTGGACTCACCATATCGCATCCTAGCCTGGCACTCGCCATGGCTGAAAAGTACGGCGCGCCCGTGTAATCGACACTGCCACCGAGAACAGCGACGCGGCCCAATTGTCCTGGTCGTAAAGAGTAAGTAAGAGAGAAGAGCTTCAACCATCACATCGGGACTTTGAACCATGCAATCACCTTTATGGAACTTCTCCAACATGGGCGGAATCATCCGCTGCACCCGGCTGAGAACATCTTTCGTTGCCGCAGACATTTCCGGAGTACTAGAGTCAGATGACATTATGAGGTTGTATTATTCACAGAGTACGGTTGAACTTGGGTAGTTGCGCGAGGGGCAATAAGTTAAGTTGACGTTGGGAGCTCTGACAGCCAGATGATGTCACCTGCCGACATCCCGTACTATTTGTGAGTTGACCCGCTAGGCGGCCGAGGCCGTCCTCAGAATCCGGCGCGCTCTTAAGGGCCCGCCGTCCTCCTCGCGCGTTCCGGGATGCTATTGGGAGTCCGGCAAGATGATTTGTGAGCGGCAGCTGACTACTTCAACGACGCGGTAGCTTGCCGTTAGTACAGTACAGCGACTGAAATTTCACAATTCGCAGCCGAGCCTCGTCTGCTTTGCTGTACGAATTTCCAGACTACAACATATCACGGCGAAACAAATTACTAGGAACAAGTTGATGAAAGGACAAAAGGAATCGAGGGCGTTAATTGAGTCTTGAGCTCTATTTTACAAGTGGTTCGACTGGAGATCCTTCCCCAAATATCGCGTCCCCTGGTGCTTCCCTCGGACCGGCGCAAAACCCTCGAGATTTCCTCACGCCTCTAGGCAAACAAAAACTTCGGTATAGACAGCTACATCAACCCCGAGCGCTCCCAGTCGGACCATTTATTATGTCAGGTGAGACTTAAAAATTTAGCCCAGGAAGCTCTTGGTGAAGGTGGTGATGACGTCCTTGAGGCGGGCCTCAAGGTCCTTGCTGAGGGCACCCTCCTTGTCGATGGTGGCAATCAGGTCGGACTCGTTGGTGCGGAGGTGGGACAGGAAGTCAGCCTCCCACTGGAGGATCTTGGCGACGGGGACCGCGTCAAGGTGACCGTTGACACCAGCGAAGATGAGGGGAACCATCTCGTTGACGGCCATGGGGGAGTACTGCTTCTGCTTGAGAAGCTCGGTCAACTATAGAATTGGTCAGTACTTGTCACGAAAGGGGGTACCGATGTATTGTCAACTTACGCGTTCACCTCTGCTGAGGGTCTGCTTGGTGGAGGCATCCAAATCGGAACCGAACTGGGCGAAGGCAGCGACCTCACGGTACTGAGCCAAGAAAAGCTTCAGGGAACCAGCGACTTGCTTCATGGCCTTAAGCTGGGCGGCGGAACCGACACGAGAGACGGAAAGACCGACGTTAATGGCGGGACGGATACCCTTGTAGAAGAGCTCGGACTCCAAGAAGATCTGGCCGTCGGTAATGGAAATGACGTTGGTGGGAATGTAGGCAGACACATCACCACCCTGGGTCTCAATGACGGGAAGGGCAGTCATGGAACCACCACCAAGCTTGTCGTTCATCTTGGCGGCACGCTCGAGAAGACGAGAGTGGAGGTAGAAAACGTCACCGGGGTAGGCCTCACGTCCGGGGGGACGACGAAGCAGCAGGGACATCTGACGGTAGGCAACGGCCTGCTTAGACAGATCGTCGTAGATGATGAGGGAGTGCTTGCCGTTGTCACGGAACCACTCAGCGACGGAGGCTGGAGAGATATGTTAGTTTCCTGTCTTCTGAAAGTTTGACTAAACTGCACGAGTGTTTACTTACCACCGGTGAAGGGAGCGATGTACTGAAGGGGAGCGGCCTCGGAGGCGGTGGCAGCGACGACGATGGAGTACTTCATGGCATCGTTCTCCTCAAGGGTCTTGACGAGCTGGGCGACGGTGGAACGCTTCTGACCGACGGCGACGTAGACGCAGTAAAGCTTCTTGGTCTCGTCGTTGGAGTTGTTCCAACGCTTCTGGTTAAGGATGGCGTCGAGGGCGACGGCAGTCTTTCCGGTCTGACGGTCACCAATGATCAACTCACGCTGACCACGGCCAATGGGAACCATGGCGTCGATGGACTTAAGACCAGTCTGGACCGGCTGGTTGACGGACTTGCGAGGCAGAATGCCGGGAGCCTTGAGCTGAGCACGGCGCTTCTCCTTGGCGTTAAGGGGACCCTTGCCGTCAATGGGGTTACCGAGAGCGTCGATGACACGGCCGAGAAGCTCGGGACCGACGGGAACATCGACCTATAGTGTTGTTAATAAACATTGGCCGTAGTCGAGTAAGCATGTTGAACCTACAATCTCTCCGGTACGCTTGACAGTCTCGCCCTCCTTGACCAAACGGTCAGAACCGAAAAGCACAACACCGACCTGGCCGGCCTCGAGGTTCATGCACATGCCCTTGACGCCGGAGGCGAACCTATAGGTGAAAGAGTTAGACGCGATGCATCTCCGAAGTAAGTAAAGGGCGCTTAACGTACTCGACAAGCTCCTCAGCCTGGACGTTGGCCATGCCGTGAACACGGGCGATACCATCACTGTTGTTCCCTCGCCGTTAGCAAAAACTTTTTCTTGGTGCCGATGAGTTGACATGCGAGCTCCTCGTGCAGTCCGATGATGCATTGAAGCTTTTCCGATGGTGGCTCGCGATGCCGAGAGATGCCGCTTAAACGTACCCGACGGACAGGACGCGGCCGGTCTCGGCGAGACCAGCCTCCTCCTGGACACCACGAATTCTCTGCTCGAGGATGGAAGAAACCTCGGTCGGGGAAGCCTTGGCCTCGGCGTATGTGCGAGTCTGCATGTTGAAGACGGCGGGTGCGGCATTTCGGGCCTGAGGGTGAAAAAACAGGTTAGCCGAACGGCCGAAAATGTTATGGGCGGCTCCCGCCCCAAAACAGCAACGCATCCCCCAAGGGAGCTCGATGAAAAGCTCTTCCACGCCAGCAACGCGACTCCCGCGAGGTCAAAAAAGCTCGGAGGGACCTAATT
The Colletotrichum lupini chromosome 6, complete sequence DNA segment above includes these coding regions:
- a CDS encoding ATP synthase subunit alpha, translated to MFRNALRQSTRAVGAVSAAGRVAAARNAAPAVFNMQTRTYAEAKASPTEVSSILEQRIRGVQEEAGLAETGRVLSVGDGIARVHGMANVQAEELVEFASGVKGMCMNLEAGQVGVVLFGSDRLVKEGETVKRTGEIVDVPVGPELLGRVIDALGNPIDGKGPLNAKEKRRAQLKAPGILPRKSVNQPVQTGLKSIDAMVPIGRGQRELIIGDRQTGKTAVALDAILNQKRWNNSNDETKKLYCVYVAVGQKRSTVAQLVKTLEENDAMKYSIVVAATASEAAPLQYIAPFTGASVAEWFRDNGKHSLIIYDDLSKQAVAYRQMSLLLRRPPGREAYPGDVFYLHSRLLERAAKMNDKLGGGSMTALPVIETQGGDVSAYIPTNVISITDGQIFLESELFYKGIRPAINVGLSVSRVGSAAQLKAMKQVAGSLKLFLAQYREVAAFAQFGSDLDASTKQTLSRGERLTELLKQKQYSPMAVNEMVPLIFAGVNGHLDAVPVAKILQWEADFLSHLRTNESDLIATIDKEGALSKDLEARLKDVITTFTKSFLG
- a CDS encoding carbohydrate kinase, yielding MSAATKDVLSRVQRMIPPMLEKFHKGQLGRVAVLGGSVDYTGAPYFSAMASARLGCDMSHVICTPGAASVIKTYSPNLMVHPLMRQTPSDAAEAAATDSEKISGPIIDMLARLHVLVIGPGLGRDPLMQETVARVIRAARERSIPLVLDADALLVVQKDPGLVKGYELAVLTPNVVEFSRLCKALEVDEGKVKEQAGGGGEEKETAKVEALARALEGVTIVQKGAKDFISNGRDTLVVDLQGGLKRSGGQGDTLTGSIATFLGWRHAYLEGLWDRGGETIKQDELVRLAAFGGSAITRECSRRAFLKKGRSLQASDLTDEVHGAFMTLFGEVDGNAGATKL